One Ahaetulla prasina isolate Xishuangbanna chromosome 1, ASM2864084v1, whole genome shotgun sequence DNA window includes the following coding sequences:
- the NUS1 gene encoding dehydrodolichyl diphosphate synthase complex subunit NUS1, translating into MSVAYELLWRLLHVLFSVQRALVAWGRGWFGGRGSWLSRWRQRAATAATAASRALLVPAAAGNPFAFHKPAALGRKVVGTVSRWRKDAKSLQKLPGHVGLVVTEEEQNYADVASLVVWCMAVGISYISVYDHEGIFKRNNSRLMDEILKQQQELLNLDCSKYTVKFANQEKTDQVLNCQSVLNVLSSEDGKTDIVKAAQKFCNLVAQKQKKCTDLDMDILENLLSSTNGFPDPDLILKFGPVDSILGFLPWQIRLTEIVSLPSHVNVSYDEFFSALCYYASCDQRIGK; encoded by the exons ATGAGCGTCGCATATGAGCTGCTGTGGCGTTTGCTGCACGTCCTCTTCAGCGTCCAGCGCGCGCTGGTCGCCTGGGGCCGCGGTTGGTTCGGAGGTCGCGGCTCGTGGCTCAGCCGTTGGCGGCAGCGCGCGGCTACGGCGGCCACTGCCGCCTCGCGGGCCCTCTTAGTTCCGGCGGCGGCCGGCAACCCTTTCGCCTTTCACAAGCCGGCGGCGTTAGGGCGGAAAGTAGTGGGCACCGTTAGCCGTTGGCGGAAGGATGCCAAATCTCTGCAGAAGCTGCCGGGCCACGTGGGGCTGGTGGTGACCGAGGAGGAGCAGAACTACGCCGATGTAGCCAGCTTGGTGGTGTGGTGCATGGCGGTTGGCATCTCCTATATCAGCGTCTACGACCACGAAG gtattttcaaaagaaataatTCAAGACTGATGGATGAAATTTTAAAACAGCagcaggaattattgaatcttgaCTGTTCCAAATATACAGTGAAATTTGCAAATCAGGAGAAAACAGATCAAG TTTTAAATTGCCAATCTGTTCTGAACGTGCTGTCCTCAGAGGATGGAAAAACAGATATTGTAAAAGCAGCTCAGAAATTTTGCAACTTAGTagcacaaaaacaaaagaaatgtacAGATTTGGATATGGACATCTTGGAGAATTTATTAAGTA GTACTAATGGCTTTCCTGATCCTGACCTAATATTAAAGTTTGGTCCTGTGGACAGTATCTTGGGATTTCTTCCCTGGCAAATCAGATTGACAGAGATTGT ttctttgcCTTCACATGTGAATGTCAGCTATGATGAATTCTTCTCTGCCCTTTGTTACTATGCATCCTGTGATCAGCGTATTGGAAAATGA